TTCTCCAGGTGCCTTTTTTGAGCCCCATTCCGTCATCTTAGAGGTGATTATACACCAACTGCGTGTTATAATCCTTTGAATCATATGAAATTATCCAATAAAAAGGGGTTGCAACAAACTGAAATTAAGTTTGTTGCAACCCCTTTGAAGAAAAGTTCTAGGCTAAAATCATGCGATCCGTATTCATATGGGACCCACTAGCTTTCTCAAACATTTCGAGCAAACGACTAATCGTCATATTGCTTCGTTCCGTCCCTTTAATGTCGAGAATCACACGGCCCTCGTGCATCATAATCGTTCGATTTCCAAAGGCAAGTGCGTGGTCAAGATTGTGGGTGATCATCAAGGTAGTCAGGTGCTGCCGTTCGGTCACGTCAACAGTCAATTCTAAGACCTTGGCAGCTGTTTTGGGATCGAGGGCAGCTGTGTGTTCGTCAAGAAGCAAAAGCTTCGGCTTTTGTAATGTTGCCATAAGAAGGGTCAGGGCTTGACGCTGCCCTCCGGATAAAAGGTTGACGCGGTGAGTTAAACGATTTTCAAGTCCTAAGCCCAGAGACTCTAGTTTTACACGAAATAAATCTCGCTCTTCGGGTCCGATGGCTCGTCGTAAGCGCCTAGTCTTTCCTCGGCGAAAGGCCATAATTAGATTTTCTTCGATCGTCATTGAGCCTGCAGTACCGGATAAGGGGTCTTGGAACACCCGGCTAATTAAGGCTGCACGTTTATGCGCCGGAAGGCGTGTGATCTCTTTGCCGTCTATGAAGATTTCTCCTGAATCTACCAGGAAGTTACCTGCGACGGCGTTTAAAAACGTTGATTTGCCAGCGCCATTGCTTCCGATTACGGTAACGAAATCATTGGGCACAAGTTCTAAGAGTACCCGATCTAATGCCTTTTTCTCGTTAATGGTTCCTCGGTTAAAGACCTTCACCAAATTACGAACGGTTAGCATATTATGCACTCTCTCCCTTCACACCGGCAGTCCAAGCAGCAATCTTTTTTCTGAAGCTGGGCGAAATCAAAGCGGTAATAACAATAATAGAGGTCACTAACTTCAAATCGGTCGGTGCTAAACCCAACTGTAAGACGAGAGCAATAATCACGCGATAAATAACGCCCCCGCAGATTACAGCTATAATAGTTCGGCCAATCGAAGAGGTTCCAACTAACACTTCTCCAATAATGACGGAAGCTAACCCAGCGATAATCATCCCAATCCCCATACTGGCATCCGCAAATTGTTGATTTTGAGCCACGTAACTACCTGCAAGAGCTACTAATCCATTAGATATACTGAGACCAAGGATTTTCATGAGATCCGTGTTTACACCAAGACTTCGAATCATCAGTTCATTATCTCCCGTAGATCGCAAGGCAAGTCCCAATTCGGTTTGCAAGAAAACGTAAATGATCGTTCCGAGGAAGACTACGGATATTAAACTGAGTATAAAGACACCGTATTCTTCCATCACAGGGAGCTGGGCAAAATCGGTAAAGATGGTACGCGAACCAAGGAGTGAGATATTGGCCCTCCCCATGATTCGTAGATTGATAGAATAGAGCGCTGTCATGGTTAAAATCCCTGAGAGTAGAGGCGTAATCTTAAACTTGGTGTGAAGTATCCCCGTAAATAAGCCTGCGAGGTTCCCAACAATAAACGCCATTCCTGTAGCAAACCATGGATTAGCACCTCCGACGATCAGCGACGTCGCGGTCGCTGCACCGAGTGTAAAACTTCCGTCCACAGACAAGTCCGCGTAGTCGAGAATTCGGAAGGTCAGGTAGACCCCTAAAACCATGATGGCATACATTAAACCCTGTTCTGTTGTACCAAGCGCTATTTGTGAGAACATCTTCTTAACACTCCAATTTAATTTGCTTCTACTAGTTAGACACTATGACACCCTTAATTAGTCGTTAGACGAGACGCCGTTCTTCGAATGCTACTTGGAAAAAGTGGCGTTCTTCAAGATATCCTCTGGAACCGTTAAACCCAGTAAATTAATGGTTGCCTTATTGAATACAGTATCGAATTCTTTCTGACTCTCAATGGGCATATCTTGTGGCTTCTCTCCTTTAAAGACTCTAAGGGCCATGTCGCCAGTTTGTTTACCTAACTTTTGATAGTTAATCCCGATTGTGGCCAAGGCACCTTTGTCAACAACGCTGCTCTCGCCCGAAATAACGGGGATTTTGTTCTTGTTGGCAACTTGCACAACGGATTGTGCAGCAGAAACAACCATGTTATCTGTGGGTACATAGATTGTATCAACTTTTCCTATTAGTGATTGGGCTGCTTGTAAAACATCCGCGCTTGTAGTGACGGTCGCTTCCACAACAGTTAAGCCAAGGTCCGCGGCCACTTTCTTCGCCATAGCCACTTGTACTTGAGAATTAACTTCTCCAGCATTATAGATAACTCCGACTTTTTTTGCGGTAGGAACCAATTTCTTCATAAGTTCAAATTGTTCTTTAAGAGGGTTCATATCAGTGGTCCCAGTTACATTTTTTCCTGGTTTATCCATGCTATTCACAAGTTTCGCTGCTACCGGATCCGTAACGGCTGTGATTAAAATAGGAATATCTTTGCTTGCACTTGCCATAGCTTGTGCGGAAGGGGTAGCGATGGCTAAAACAAGATCCAGTTTGGCTGAGGAAAATTTTTGGGCAATAGATTGTAGTACGGATTGATCCCCTTGTGCATTTTGATAGTCAACCGTGAGGTTTTTTCCTTCTTCATAACCGCCTGCCTTGAGTGCCTCTAGAAATCCTTTTCGTGCGCCATCTAAAGCAGGATGTTCAACGATTTGAACGATCCCAATCTTTAATGCCTTTTTCTCTCCGTTCGCGTCCCCGCTTGTGCTCGCTCCGGATTTCGTTGCCCCGCATCCTACTAAACCGAGTAACAACACTAAACTTAGACCAAATGCCAATAACTTTTTCACCGTCATACCTCCTCAAAATTCTGGGCATAAAAAATACACCTCCGCAGGAAGTGCTTCGTTGCCCAACCCCTACTGTACTACCATACTACCATTATTTAATTAATTTTATATTAAAGTATATGACAAAGGGTGTCAATAAAAATTTTTGAATAATTCAAGAAGGCTTTTAATAAACAGTGTCTATGCATATCTAGCATTTTTTAGAGATGTTGGATACTCTATAGGAAGGGAAAGGAGAGAAATCAAATGCACATGGTTATGATTTTCCTTGATGGTTTTGGCCTGGGAACGAAAGACGATAACCCCATTGTGGCAGCGAAAACTCCTGTACTCGATGAACTGTTGGGAGGGCATTTACTTTGGGGGAAACGCTGTATTACTCATAATAAAACAGTGCTAAGACCGTTAGACCCCACCTTGGGATTACCAGGAACTCCCCAGAGCGCCACAGGTCAGACAACACTTTGGACGGGTCTAAATGCTGCTAAAGCGCTAGGATATCATCTTCGTGCATATCCTAATGGGCCTTTGGCTGAGATGATTGCCGAAAAGAGCATCTTTAGGCAATTAGCCGAAGTAGGGAAGAGAGGCATGTTCGCGAATACATTTACAGATGCCTATGATCAAGCGGTTGCAAAAGGAAAAAGAACTCATACAGCTTCAACCCTGTCAGCCAAAGCGGGAGGCGTACGTCTTAGACGCGTTGCTGATTTAGCCAAGGGGTTAGCGGTATATCATGATATGACGAATGAACTGCTCGTTCAACTGGGAGAGAGAGTTTCTGTGATTTCACCGTTTGAAGCCGGACGGAATTTAGGAAACCTTGCTTTAAACTATGATTTCACATTGTATGAATTCTTCCAGACGGATGTTAAAGGACACAAGCAGCTCTGGGAGGAAGCGATCAGTTTAGTTGAACAAATTGATAGCTTTATCGGAGGCTTTCTATCGGTGGCCAGAGAAGGTGTTGATCTGGCCTTGGTTTTGACCAGCGACCATGGCAATATCGAAGATTTTTCTGTGCAAGGGCATACGACCAACTCAGTGCCTGCGCTGTGTTGGTCTGATAAACTAGTGGATTGGCCGGAATGGAATACTTTAGAGGAAGTAACCCCAGGCATAATAAAATTACTTACCCAAAAAGAGTCATAGATTCGACATGGATATTTGACTTAAGTTATTATATTATTTTAGGGATAGGTATTGAATGTATCTTTAATTTATGAGAATAATAAAAATGATGAAAGTGAACCTCGATGAATAGTGGGTAAAGCCCAACTGCATGTTCGCAATAGTGCTTTAGCATTAAAATCCTTTTTATAATAACAATAAGAATAGGGTGATATAATGCCGCTACCAGAAAACAACTTGCTATATGGATTTGCACCAAAATTGACCGTCGAACAACGTGATTATGTGGATGCTATCTTTGATTATCAATTGGTAATGGTTAACGCTAAAGCTGGCACTGGAAAAACAACTCTTGCAGTCGCCTGCGCTAAAATTCTTAATAAACCTTTAACCTATATTTTTAACCCTGTCCAAGAATCCGCAATGGGTTTTAGGCCTGGCACACAAAGCGAGAAGGAAAGTATCTATCACCAACCACTTGTTGATGCTCTCTTAGAGATTAATGAGAACCCATCTCAGTGTGTATTTAATGAAGAAGTGTTGGCAAATGAAGCAATTCGAAGAAAAGTCAGTATCAAACGATTGATGGATACTATTTGGTGTTACCCCAAGACTCCATTATTCCTTAGAGGAACAAATCTAAAGGACATGACTATTATTATCGATGAATGCCAAAATTTCACGGTAATGGAATTGCGTAAAATATTTACTCGCGTACATGATTCATGTAAGGTGATTTGTATTGGGCATTCAGGGCAAGTTGACATCCCCGTTGCGAAAAGTGGCTTCGTGCCGTATATGGAGCACTTTAAGGATCAACCTTATTGCAGGATTTTTTCATTAACTAAGAACTTCCGCGGAGAACTCGCGAATTGGGCAGACGCATTACCTATGAAATAGAATACGTGGGGTTACGCCCGTGCCTTAATTGTAAAAACATAATTAAACAATTATAATAGAGTGATTGTCCATTTATGCCACAATGTAGAAACAAGGGAAGTAATTAAATGAATGAACTTATTACCAAGCAATCCCAACCGCTCGAACTCTTGGCTCCAGCCGGAAGTTTTGAGGCTTTTAAAGCTGCGGTGGAGAACGGAGCCGATGCGGTCTACCTTGGAGGGAGAAGCTTTAATGCTAGGGCAAGCGCTGCAAATTTCGATTTGGAAGAGCTGTCCAAGGCTATTCGTTATGCCCATGAACGCAATGTTAGAGTGTATGTGACGGTCAATATTCTTATTGCTGACCAAGAATTCCAGGAACTATTGGATTATCTCTATACCTTACATGAAATCGGCGTCGATGCCGTGATCGTGCAAGATGTGGGGGTCGCGGAGTTAATTCATTCAATTCTTCCGGAATTGGAAACCCATGCGAGCACACAAATGACAGTTAACACAAGTTGGGGAGTTCAACATTTGGAAACGCTGGGCTTTTGTAGAGTTGTGTTAGCCAGGGAGACCTCCGCGAATGAAATGAAAGTGATTGCGGAAAAGACACCGCTCGATATAGAGGTGTTTGTACACGGAGCACTTTGTGTGGGCTATTCCGGGCAATGCCTAATGTCAAGCTTTATAGGAGGGCGGAGCGGAAACCGCGGCACATGTGCTCAGCCTTGCCGAATGACATATCAGCTCGTGAATGAAGAAAAAGAGAATCTTCTAGTGCAGAAAAACTCCGGTGAACACTTGTTAAGTCCCCGAGATTTAAATTTAGCAGAAGAACTGGCTGAGTTAAAACGAATCGGCATTCATTCCCTTAAAGTCGAGGGAAGAATGAAGCGGCCAGAGTACGTAGCAACCGTAATTCGTCTTTACAGGCAAGCAATAAACCGGATTGAAGATCAGGCGGAAGAGGGCCCTTTGCTTACTCCGGAAGAACATCAGGAATTATTGCAGGTGTTTAATCGAGATTTTACAAGCGGGTATTTACGAGAAAATCTCGGGGCAGAGCTAATGAGCTATAGCCGTCCGAACAATCGAGGGACACGTCTCGGTCGAGTGGCTCGTTTAGAATCAGGACGATTATTCATCAAGCTTGAGGCTACTTTGCATCCGGGCGATGGGATCGAACTTTGGACAGGACGTGGTCGAGAAGGGGTCACGGTTGGATCAATTTGGAGAGATAAGGCAGAGGTTGAAGAAGGACTTCACGGGGAAACCGTCCAGATTGAGTTTTCGGGCATAGCACAGCCTGGGGATCGAGTCTTTAAGACCAATGATGCAGTGTTGATGGAAAAGGCTCGAGAAAGTTTCCAAGAGGGACGTGAGCAACGCAAAGGTCCACTGATCATGCGCCTTTCAGGGCATGTGGGAGATAAATTGTGTTTAGAGGTTATGGAAAGCGAGCGTAGGGTCACCGTTTATTCGGCGAACGAAGCTCAAAAGGCTTTAAAAAGGCCGTTGACCCGAGAGTATGCCTTCCAACAATTAAGTAGATTGGGTACAACGCCTTTTTGGCTCGACAAGTTGGAATTAGAGATTGACGAGGGTATCATGTTGCCGGTGAGTGACATTAATGAAATGCGGCGTTTAGCAGTGGAAGAATTGCTGCGAGAAAAACCTCGGCAAAGGGTGGAGCGGCAAACCTACAGACAGAGAGTCGCACATTGGAAGAACCGTCAGACGGAGGGGCGAGCAAGCGTACGTAAGAGCGACGTTCCCCGGATTTCTGTGGCTGTGAGTGATGCGGAAGCGCTTCAAGCTGCCCTTAAGGCGGGAGCTAAGCGGGTGCTCATTGGCGGGGAACATTGGCGTTCTCGACGTAGTTTTTCGTTGGAAGAGATTCGAACTAGTTTTGGAAGTTGCAAGAAGCAGGGAATCGATTGTGTTTGGCGGTTACCTCGGGTCTTGAATCAGGCTCAAAGCGTAAGTCTTCTAGGGGATTTAAAAAAGGCTGCTGAGTGGTCTGAAAAACCCAAGCTGATGATTTCAAACCTTGGCGAGTTAGAGTTAATGCGAGCTGTTGATGTGGACTGGCCGTTTGAAGTGGATTATTCTTTGAATGTTTTTAATGAAGCTAGCCTCGCTTATTTTTTGCGTCTTGGGGCTAACAGGGTGACCCTTTCTCCAGAACTGCACCACGAACAACTCAACCACTTAGCGAAATGGCCAGGAGTGGAGCTTCTGGCGTTTGGGGATCTTGAGATGATGGTGAGTGAATACTGTCCAGTTGGGGCAACGTTGGGTGGGAAAAAAGGGGAACATTGTGCCAAAACGTGTTTGAAAGAACCCCATTATCTGCGAGACCGTATGCGCTATGATTTTCCAGTGGAAACAGACCAGGAATGCAGGATGCATCTTTTTAATGTTAAGATCCTTAACCTTTACGAAGAACTTGCACAAATTCGGCGCATGGGAATTTCGACGGTTCGCTTGCAATTGACTCGGCAAACCCCGGGACAAGTTCGGCAGATTGTTCGTTTGTTTTCTGAGGCTTGGGAAACAATAAATTTAGGCAAGAAAACCTCATGGATGTCGGATGAGGGGATGACAGAGTTAGCAACTCTTTTCCCAGAGGGATTTACCAAAGGGCATTTCTTCCGTGGCGTTCTATAGGTTCGACTTGCGTTTGAATGGACAGAGGAGGACGTATGGGAATTGAAGATAAAGTCCTAAATAAACTAGATTTTCCAAAGGTGTTATTACGTTTAGGAGAGTATTGTATCCTTCCGCGCGCAAAAGAATTGGCGGTGGGATTAACGCCTTATGTTGATTATGAATCAGTACGTTTGGCCTTGCAAGAAACGGAAGAGGGAAAAAATCTTCTGAGAGGAAACCCTCTCTTTTCTGTTCGTGGGGCCAAAGAAATTCGTCCTTTTATCGAGCGCTGTTTGCGCGGAGGGGTTATTCATGGAGAGGAACTACTGGAGATCCGCGATACGCTGCGAGTAGGACGAAAGATAAAACAGCTTCTGCTGGAATCCATCGATGTGTTTCCAGGGTTATGGGAGATAGTGTTACCGATCGAACCCCAGAAAGATTTAGAGGACGAAATATCTCGTTGCATCGCGGAGGATGGTAAGGTCGCAGACAATGCCTCCCCAGAACTGGCGGAATTCAGGCGCGCCATTTATCGGTTGCAGAATAGGATTCGGGAAAGTCTAGAAGGAACCCTGCGAAATTCTGCCTTTCAAAAGATGCTTCAGGACCCTATTATTACGCAACGTTCAGATCGCTATGTGATACCGATTAAACAGGAATATCGCACGGCTTTTCCCGGCATCGTCCATGATCAATCAGCGAGTGGAGCAACTCTCTTTATTGAACCCATGCCCGTTGTCCATTTGGGTAATGAACTGCGAGAAGTGGTTTTGAAAGAACAACGTGAAGTCCAACGAATTCTCCAAATGCTTTCAGCCCAAATTGAGGGACGCGCAGATGCGGTTGCCGACCTTCATGAAGCCTTGGCCAAGTTAGATCTTGTGGTTGCCAAGGCTCATTTAAGTGTGGCAATGAATGCAGGTGCACCGGAATTGATGTCTGGGCAGCAAATAAAGCTCGTCCAGGCTCGGCATCCGTTGATCGGTGGGACGGTTGTTCCACTTTCTTTAGAGTTAGGGATTGATTTCGATACGTTAGTGATTACCGGCCCAAATACCGGAGGAAAAACAGTGGCTCTCAAAGTGGTCGGACTAATGGCAGCTATGACTCAGTCAGGCCTGCACATTCCGGCGGAAAGCGATTCTCGTATGGGAGTATTTACCCAGATCTTTGCAGATATTGGGGATGAGCAAAGTGTTGAGCAATCCTTAAGTACCTTCTCAGGACATATGAAAAATATCGTAGAGATTATTAACCGCTCAGATGGGCGTTCATTGGTCTTGCTTGATGAAGTTGGGGCGGGGACAGACCCGACAGAAGGGGCAGCACTTGCCATGGGTATTTTGGCAGATCTCCATGAACGGGGGTGCCGTACAGTCTCGACCACTCACTATGGAGCCTTAAAGACGTTTGCTTATGATACACCACGTGTTAAGAACGCCTCTGTGGAATTTGATACGGAGACCTTGCGCCCAACGTACCGGTTGTTAGTCGGGATTCCTGGTAAAAGTAATGCGTTTACGATCGCTGGACGGCTGGGTTTAAGCGAGCGGGTCCTTGATCGAGCTAATACCTTTGTGACGGAACGGGAAATGCAAGTGGCTGATCTCATCGAGAACTTGGGAGAAACCCATCGGGAGATTGAATTAGAAAAGCAGAAAGCCAAAACGGGCCGACAAGCAGTGGAAAAGCAAAGTAAGGCTCTAGAAGAAAAAACGATACGCTTAGACGAGGAATTCGAGATATTATTGGCCTTGGCCAAAGATGAAGCCAGCGAATTGATTCGAGAGGCTAAACGGGAAGCGGATGCCTTAATCGAGGAGTTAAAGGCGGCTCTTAAAAAAGAAAACAAACAACAACAAGATATTGAGAAGGCCCGCCAGGGATTTCGTCGTATTTCAGCGAAGCTGGATCATGGCAGGCAAGTAAAACGTTCAGGAAGCGGATTGTCAGCAGATCAGATTATGCTAGGTCAGACGGTTTATATGACGAAACTCAGGCAGAAGGGGCAAGTGGTAAAGCTCCCAAATTCTAATGGCGAAGTCTTAGTTCAAGCGGGTATCATGAAGGTTATGGTGCCGCTGATAGAATTAAAATTGGCTCAGGAGGAGAAGAAGGTCTCGCCAAAATATTCCCGTGATATGGGTATTGGAATGCGTAAAGCGGAGGAAATCCGCAGTGAGATTGACCTGAGAGGGATGCTCGTCGAAGAGGGAACGGAGGCTCTAGACAAATATATGGATGACGCCGTTCTTGGCGGAATTGGCTTGATCTACGTTATTCACGGCAAAGGAACAGGGGCCATGCGAGCTGGCATACAGGATTTTCTGAAGGGGCACCCGCATGTTAAGAGCTTCAGGATCGGGGAATATGGCGAAGGGGACTCTGGAGTCACGGTTGTGGAGCTTAGGTGAGTGAGAAACCTAGTGAAACGAAGCGTGTGGACTCGAGAATAATAAAACAGCATTGAAACCTTTAAGGGCTTCAATGCTGTTTCTTATTTTTTATGGATAAATAAATAGACTGTTTGATGCAAGTCCTGAAGATTCAGGATATCTTCATTCGATGATTCTAATAAAAAGAAGTTTCTTTTGGTAAAGGACAAATTGATTTTAGTCGGTTATTGTTAATTTTACACTTCCAGAAGGTGGCCCGACTCCGGAACCATTTCGATTTTTAAAAGCGGCCCAGAAGAGATATTCACCTGGAATGGGAGGTTTACCATTTTCAGCGAGTGAAATGGTAATGGTAGTCGATCTCGCGTTCGAAGCATTAATAGCAAAGTTTTCTATAGCAGTCTGACCTGACCGTTGTAGGTAGAAAATAGTAGGATCTTTCTCGTTTCCTGAAGGGACAGTCATGGAGATAAGTGCCTTAAACGTTTGGGGATTATAGGTGACTTTGAGAAGTGTAGGCGAGGGCAGCGTGGGATCCCCTTGGGGAGGTTCTACCACGGGAGGCTCATTAATAGGAGTGTGAATTGTCGGATCCAAATTGGTAATAGGATCGGGGGCCGACTCAGTAGGCGGTCTGTAAGGCGCCTCATTAGATGGCCATTGCCATGACGGATCACGACTAGGTAAATGTAAAAATGTTTTAGTTAAAGTATTTTTGGAACCTGGAGCTGCTAAAATGTTAGGTCGGTCGGCGTCGACATCCTTTTGCATCCATACATCACTGACCCGAGTTGGAAAATCTCCTTGGGCGGCGATCTCCGTCTCGATAAATGCAGAGGGGGTTAAACTGCCTGGGAGTAACCCGGATTTCGTATCAAAGGAACCACTGATAATCCCTGAAGGCATTGTGAACTTTGATTGCACAGGGAGATCCTGAAGAGCGACTGTCATAACTTTCTTCCATATTTGAGCGGGATAACTTCCCCCATAAACATTTCGTAAGTAATGTTGTCCGTCAGGGTCAGAATCATAGCCCATCCAGACAATCCCTGCGTAATTTGGAGTATATCCAGCAAACCAGGCGTCTGGATTGCCAGACTTATTGCCATATTTGTTGGGGTCTAATGACGTGGTACCAGTCTTTCCGGCTACGGCCCAGTTGCCAATTTGCGCGCTGACACCTGTTCCGTCGGTTACTACACTACGCAACATATCGTTGATAATATAGGCAGTTGTTTCTTTCATGACACGGTTTTTGGTAATCTTCGGGGTGATCAGGGTATTTCCCTTGGCATCTAAGACTTTAACGATGGTATGATCGGTAACGCTAACACCATTGTTGGCATAAACTCCGTAAGCAGAAGCCATGTCTAGTGTGGATACAAGCGGTGTACCTAGGGCCAATGTTAAATTACGATCGCCCTGTTCTAAAGGGAGACCGAGATTATCCTTACCAAACTTCCAACCGTAATCTACACCAATAAGGTTCAGTAGTTTGACGGCATAGACATTGACAGAGTCTTCAAGAGCATAGCGCATGGTAATAAGACCCTTCCAGCCCTTGTCTATGGTATCAAAGTCCGTAGGGGTGTAGGTTCCGTAACGAACTGGCATATCGTCAAGTACCGTACCCGGGAAATAGCCGCCCTTCTCAATGGCTGGCCCGTAGACGACCAATGGCTTAATCGTTGACCCAGGTTGCCGTTTGGATTGCCAAGCCCGGTTCCATCCACCAGCTGTATACTCCCGACCGCCGACCATAGCCTGAACTGCTCCAGTCGAAGGTTCAATGATCGTCATTGCGCCTTCGACTTTTGTGTTATTGATTCCTTTAGGGAAATTGGCAGGGTCAGCAAATGCGGCTTCCGCAGCACTTTGGATCTTTGAATCAACGGTCGTATAAATTCGCAAACCACCGCTGTAGATTTGCTGATCCGTTAAGTTATAGGTAGTTTCGAGTTCATCAACAACCTTATTAACAAAATAGGGAAATTTGTTATTGGTTTCTGTAATGGTTATTTTTTGAGCACCACTGCGATTTTTTTTCATGGTTTCAACATAGCTGAAAGGGGTATCTTTTTTCTGAGTATACTCATTTGCCGAGATAATCCCAGCATCTCGCATAACACCGAGAACAATGTTACGTCTGTTGTTGGCGGCCTCGGGATGGACATAAGGATTATATTGACTCGGGGCCTGCGGTAAACCTGCTAACAAAGCAACCTCTTCAGGTTTTAAATCCCCCAGATCTTTGCCAAAGTAAGTTTGGGCTGCCGCTTGGATTCCAAAGGATGACTCACCAAGGAAAATTTTATTGAGATAAAACGTTAGAATTTCATCTTTTGTGTACTCGTGTTCAAGTTGAATGGCAAGAATTGCTTCTTGAATCTTACGAGTCAGTGTTTTGGCAGTGGGATCTTCGATAAAAGCATTCCTGGCAAGTTGAATGGTAATGGTACTTGCCCCTTCTTTAGCACTTCCCGAGCGAATGTCGTTCAGCGCAGAGCCAACAATACGAATGGGATCAACCCCAAAATGTTGATAAAAGCGTTTGTCCTCCACCGCTACAAACGTTTTCTTAATAAGGTCTGGGATTTTGGAGGCCTGGACAACCTGACGGTTTACGAGTCCATGTAATTGAGTAATTTGGATGTTGTCTTTGTCGTATACATAGGATGTCTGTTTTTGGT
This region of Desulfosporosinus sp. Sb-LF genomic DNA includes:
- a CDS encoding U32 family peptidase, with product MNELITKQSQPLELLAPAGSFEAFKAAVENGADAVYLGGRSFNARASAANFDLEELSKAIRYAHERNVRVYVTVNILIADQEFQELLDYLYTLHEIGVDAVIVQDVGVAELIHSILPELETHASTQMTVNTSWGVQHLETLGFCRVVLARETSANEMKVIAEKTPLDIEVFVHGALCVGYSGQCLMSSFIGGRSGNRGTCAQPCRMTYQLVNEEKENLLVQKNSGEHLLSPRDLNLAEELAELKRIGIHSLKVEGRMKRPEYVATVIRLYRQAINRIEDQAEEGPLLTPEEHQELLQVFNRDFTSGYLRENLGAELMSYSRPNNRGTRLGRVARLESGRLFIKLEATLHPGDGIELWTGRGREGVTVGSIWRDKAEVEEGLHGETVQIEFSGIAQPGDRVFKTNDAVLMEKARESFQEGREQRKGPLIMRLSGHVGDKLCLEVMESERRVTVYSANEAQKALKRPLTREYAFQQLSRLGTTPFWLDKLELEIDEGIMLPVSDINEMRRLAVEELLREKPRQRVERQTYRQRVAHWKNRQTEGRASVRKSDVPRISVAVSDAEALQAALKAGAKRVLIGGEHWRSRRSFSLEEIRTSFGSCKKQGIDCVWRLPRVLNQAQSVSLLGDLKKAAEWSEKPKLMISNLGELELMRAVDVDWPFEVDYSLNVFNEASLAYFLRLGANRVTLSPELHHEQLNHLAKWPGVELLAFGDLEMMVSEYCPVGATLGGKKGEHCAKTCLKEPHYLRDRMRYDFPVETDQECRMHLFNVKILNLYEELAQIRRMGISTVRLQLTRQTPGQVRQIVRLFSEAWETINLGKKTSWMSDEGMTELATLFPEGFTKGHFFRGVL
- a CDS encoding metalloenzyme, which translates into the protein MHMVMIFLDGFGLGTKDDNPIVAAKTPVLDELLGGHLLWGKRCITHNKTVLRPLDPTLGLPGTPQSATGQTTLWTGLNAAKALGYHLRAYPNGPLAEMIAEKSIFRQLAEVGKRGMFANTFTDAYDQAVAKGKRTHTASTLSAKAGGVRLRRVADLAKGLAVYHDMTNELLVQLGERVSVISPFEAGRNLGNLALNYDFTLYEFFQTDVKGHKQLWEEAISLVEQIDSFIGGFLSVAREGVDLALVLTSDHGNIEDFSVQGHTTNSVPALCWSDKLVDWPEWNTLEEVTPGIIKLLTQKES
- a CDS encoding ATP-binding cassette domain-containing protein — translated: MLTVRNLVKVFNRGTINEKKALDRVLLELVPNDFVTVIGSNGAGKSTFLNAVAGNFLVDSGEIFIDGKEITRLPAHKRAALISRVFQDPLSGTAGSMTIEENLIMAFRRGKTRRLRRAIGPEERDLFRVKLESLGLGLENRLTHRVNLLSGGQRQALTLLMATLQKPKLLLLDEHTAALDPKTAAKVLELTVDVTERQHLTTLMITHNLDHALAFGNRTIMMHEGRVILDIKGTERSNMTISRLLEMFEKASGSHMNTDRMILA
- a CDS encoding PhoH family protein, whose amino-acid sequence is MPLPENNLLYGFAPKLTVEQRDYVDAIFDYQLVMVNAKAGTGKTTLAVACAKILNKPLTYIFNPVQESAMGFRPGTQSEKESIYHQPLVDALLEINENPSQCVFNEEVLANEAIRRKVSIKRLMDTIWCYPKTPLFLRGTNLKDMTIIIDECQNFTVMELRKIFTRVHDSCKVICIGHSGQVDIPVAKSGFVPYMEHFKDQPYCRIFSLTKNFRGELANWADALPMK
- a CDS encoding ABC transporter substrate-binding protein, with translation MTVKKLLAFGLSLVLLLGLVGCGATKSGASTSGDANGEKKALKIGIVQIVEHPALDGARKGFLEALKAGGYEEGKNLTVDYQNAQGDQSVLQSIAQKFSSAKLDLVLAIATPSAQAMASASKDIPILITAVTDPVAAKLVNSMDKPGKNVTGTTDMNPLKEQFELMKKLVPTAKKVGVIYNAGEVNSQVQVAMAKKVAADLGLTVVEATVTTSADVLQAAQSLIGKVDTIYVPTDNMVVSAAQSVVQVANKNKIPVISGESSVVDKGALATIGINYQKLGKQTGDMALRVFKGEKPQDMPIESQKEFDTVFNKATINLLGLTVPEDILKNATFSK
- a CDS encoding ABC transporter permease; the protein is MFSQIALGTTEQGLMYAIMVLGVYLTFRILDYADLSVDGSFTLGAATATSLIVGGANPWFATGMAFIVGNLAGLFTGILHTKFKITPLLSGILTMTALYSINLRIMGRANISLLGSRTIFTDFAQLPVMEEYGVFILSLISVVFLGTIIYVFLQTELGLALRSTGDNELMIRSLGVNTDLMKILGLSISNGLVALAGSYVAQNQQFADASMGIGMIIAGLASVIIGEVLVGTSSIGRTIIAVICGGVIYRVIIALVLQLGLAPTDLKLVTSIIVITALISPSFRKKIAAWTAGVKGESA